The following nucleotide sequence is from Flavimarina sp. Hel_I_48.
TTCGTTTTTAAAACTTCGACTGAGCGCGGCCAGCGTGGGCAATGATACAGATCCGTATCAAAATACTCAGAACTTTCAGTTCAATCAAAACTACGGTTCCAGCTTTCGGGTAACCAATGAAACGGTGCTTAAAAATGCCGATTTAAAACCAGAACGACTGGATGCTTACGAATTGGGTCTGGAAGCCTGGTTTCTCAAAGGAAGGATACAGCTGGATGCTTCCGCATATCAAAATATAAGCAAGGATCAGATTATTTCCCGACCCATTTCTTCCAGCAGCGGATTTCAAAATTATAACGTAAATGGCGGCAAGGTGCGCACACGTGGACTGGAACTTATGCTGAGTGGTGATATTTTAAAAGGAGGGGATTTTGGCTGGCAATCTTCCGTGAATTTCTCCACCTTCCGTAGTGTCGTGATCGAACTTCCAGAAGGTGTGGACCAGTTTGTAACCGGTTCAGCAAATATATTCAATGGCGGTTCCAATGCGGTTTTTTACATCGCCAGGGAAAATGGCCGCGTGGGCGATATGTACGGTACCGGGTTTGTAAAGATTGACGGGGAAACGCTTTATGCAAATGGTTTCCCGGTACAGGACAATACCTTGCGGAAACTGGGCAATTACAACCCTGATTTTAGTTTGGGATTCAACAATAACTTTAGCTATAAAAATATTGGATTGACGATTTTGTGGGACTGGCGCCAGGGCGGCACCATCGTTTCCAGGATCAAAGCGCTGGGAAGCACTTCCGGAGTGTTGAAAGAAACATTGGTAGGTCGTGAAAACCGTATTGTGGGCGACGGGGTCATGAATGCCGGTACAGCTGAAAATCCTATGTATATCCCCAATGATCTTTCGGTAAGCGCGAGTTCTTATTATAATAATTTTTACGACCGTGGCAACGAGGAAAGTGCGGTGTATGATGCCTCGTACCTCAAATTGCGCCAGGTAAGCATTTATTACAATTTCCCTTCAGAATTGACCAATTCCATTGGTTTTTCGACCATAAAAGTGGGTATTGTAGGTAGTAATCTGCTGCTGTTTACTGAAAATCCGCATTTTGATCCGGAACTGAATGCTTTACAGGAACGCAATATCGTATATGGCGTAGAGGATTTCTCGTACCCATCCACACGCAATTTTGGCTTTAGCCTGAAAACCCAATTTTAAGAGCAAGAAAATGAAAACTATATATCTATTTTTATTCGGTCTTTTGTGCCTTATGGGCGTGAGTTGTACGACTAATTTTGATGAACTCAATGAAAATCCCAATTCGCCACCCGAAGTAGACCCACAATATTTATTGACCAATGTGATCACTGTTGAGGCCAATGCAAATACTTATGATCAGGGTTTTTTACTGGCTGATTATCTTGCCCAGTTTTCGGCAAGTGTGGAGTTTGAACGTATTGATCGCTACGAGATGGGATCGAACAGCGCATATTGGGATCAGATTTTCCTATTGTTGACTGATCTCAAATCCATGGAAAACCTCGCAGGATACAACGAAGCTTATGGCGCGGTAGGCGATATATTAAAAAGTTTCCTGTTTTCCCAACTTACTGATATGTGGGGCGACGTTCCCTATACCGAAGCGCTGGAAGCAAAAGATGGAAAATTTACCCCTAAATATGATAACCAGGAAAGTATTTATACCGCTCCCGAAACCGGGATACTTGCTGTTTTGCAACGCTCTGCAGTAACATTGCAAAACACAAATACCAGCATCGCCGGAGATGTAATGTTCAATAACGATCTGGGAAAATGGACACGTTTCGCCAATTCCTTGCGCCTGCGCTATTTGCTGCGTATTTCCAACCGACTTACGGATTTTTCTGAAATGCAGGCGCTGGCAGATTCTGGCATGTTGATCGAATCTAACGAGCAAAATGCAGTTGTTCCCTACTTAAGCGCGGCGCCCAACCAGTTTCCATTTTTCACCGCAGCGCTGGGTGCGTATGGTGAACACAGAATGACAAAAACGGTAGATTCTGTTCTGAAATTATGGAACGATCCCCGCATCAGTATCCTTTACAAACCCACCCAATTGAGCGTCACCAATGGAAATCCACAATTTAAAGGCCTTTTGAACGGTCAGAACCGGGAAACTATCAGTGAAAAAGACGTCAATTTGAACGATATTTCGCTGTTTGGGTCGATTTATCGTGATGTGCCAGATGGTGTAAATGGCCAATATATGCAATACGCCGAAGTGCAGTTTATCCTTGCGGAAGCCGCTGCCCGCGGGTATATTGCCGGAAACGCACAAACCTATTATCAAAATGCGATCGCGGGCAATTTCAATTATTATGGCACCAAAGTTCCTGACGGTTATTTTGAACAGGAAGCTGTAGCGCTTACCGGTAATCGGGATAATGATCTCGTTAAAATATTGACCCAAAAATGGCTCAGCCTCATCACCAATGGGCATGAAGCCTGGTTCAATATTCGCCGTACCGGGATTCCAGCTTTAAAACCGGGCCCAGACAATTTAAACGACGGCCGTTATCCCGCACGCTATTTATATCCTGAATCTGAACAAGCGACAAACAGCGCCAATTATCAGGAAGCGGTAAAGCGTATGGGCGGCGATGATATCAATAGTAAAGTATGGTGGGAAATCCTCCCCTAACCCCTCCCAAGGAGGGGAAAATGTTGCTGGTTAATTATTAATAGAGTTCCTCCCCTTTTTTTCAAGGGGAGGTGCCGAAGGCGGAGGGGTTTTTACCTGAATAACAAAAAGAATACAATAAATTACATGAAAAAATCAATTGAAATTTTCAGCATAATTGGAATACTGATGCTTCTTATAAGTTGTAATTCCGAGCCGAAAACTGACGATTCTGGCCTAAAAACGGCTTCCTGGGAGGATATTTCGGCGAAAGCGGAAGGAACTACCGTAAATATGATGATGTGGCAGGGCAGCCCGGTGATCAATAATTATATGAACAATTATGTGGTGCCCCAAGTAAAAGAAAAATTTAATATTGACCTCCAAATAAGCGGTGGGCAGGGACCTGAAATCGTACAACTGGTCATGGGCGAGACAGAAGCAGGTATTGAAAACGGCCAAGTAGATATTGTGTGGATCAATGGGGAAACTTCTTTCCAACTGCGCAAAATAGACGGACTCTGGGGTCCTTTCATTGAGCAATTGCCGAATATTAAATTCATAAATCTGGAAGACCGCTACATCAACACAGATTTTCAGCAACCTATTGAAGGTATGGAAGCGCCGTGGAGCATTGGCCAGGCGGCAATGGTGTACGATTCGGCAAAAGTGGCAAGTCCGCCGCGCAATCTTGACCAGCTCGAAAGTTATGTGAAGCAATATCCCGGCACGTTTACGATAAGTAACGATTTTTCGGGCATGACCCAACTCAAAAGCTTCCTGGCAGAACTTGGCGGAAGTCCGAACAGCCTCAACGGCGCATTTTCCGAAGAAAAATACAAACGGCTTTCCACAAAATTGTGGGCGTATATCAACCGGAACAAAAAATATTTCTGGAAAGAAGGCGAAACGTTCCCAAAAGAACAAACGAAAATGAGTCAATTGCTTGCCAACGGCGAACTGTATCTGGGTTTTGGCTTTAGCGAGGGCGGTATTGAAGAAAAAGTAGTCAGTGGTTTGTATCCCAAAACCGTACGTTCCTACGCCTGGGAAAACGGTACGATAAAAAACGCCAATTATATGGGTATTTTGAACAATGCGCCTAACAAAGCTGGTGCGATGGCGGTGATCAATTTCCTGATCTCGCCAGCAGCGCAGTTTGAAAAATCGCATGCCAATGGTATGGACTCCAATACCGTCCTTGACTTGGAGCGCCTGCCACAAGAATGGGCAACAAAATTCAAAAACGCACCGCAACGGCAGTATGGTCTGGAAATGGATGATTTAAAAGACTACGCGATTGAAGAACCCGCCCCGGAATATATGATACGGCTGTATGAAGATTTTAGAACCCAGGTGATTGAAAAATAAAGGCTCCATACTCGGCATTGTTTTTTTTGTGATCATTGGCGTGGTGCCTTTTTTTGCAGCGTTTCTGTACGCGCTGGGTTACAGTTTTGGCATACTGGGTATTCTGAATGATGGTTTTACCACCCGCTTTTGGGAACAGGTTTTTATATCTGGGGAATTCCTTAAATCCTTTGGTTATAGCGTGGCAATTGCATTGGTTTCGCTTGTGCTTTCCATAGGTGGCGCACTTTGGGTGACGCTGAAGTTCCGCAGGGAGCTGGACAGGAAATTCCTTTCTTTTATGCTGTATTTGCCACTCGCCATTCCTGGGGTCGTGGCTGGTTTTTTCATGATACAATTATTTTCAAAAGGCGGCTTTTTTGCACGGATCGCATTTCAGTTGGGCTGGATTGAAAAAACATCGCAGTTCCCTGATTTAGTGAACGATTCGCTTGCTTTTGGCATTATAATCACGTTTATCACCATGCTCGTCCCGTTTTTCACTTTGCTTTTTCTGAATGCGTATAAAAATGAACGCATTGAAGAACTTTCCATTCTTGCGCATGCGCTGGGCGCCAATGTCAATCAAGTAACACGGCGCGTGGTTTTGCCCATTATTTTGAAGAAAACGGGGGTGCTCATCGCACTCTATTTTATCTTTTTGCTCGGTGCTTACGAGGTGCCGCTCATTTTGGGTCAGGAATCGCCGCAGATGCTTTCCGTTTTGATCATTAGGGAAACGCGCCAGTTTGACCTTAGCAAAATTTCAGAAGGTTACGTGGTCGCTGTAATTTACACGATCGTCGTCTCAATAACCGCCATTTTGTTGTTTTTACCAAAACGAAAAACAGTGTATGAAATCTAGCTGGAAACCTTATATATTAACGCTGATCGTACTGCTGATAACCTTCCCGTTCATCTTTATGGTGTTGCTGTCGCTTTCTTCAAGTTGGCGGTTTCCAGATGTGCTGCCCGGTTATTTTGGTTTTAAAAATTGGGTTACGGTCTTGAATTCTGAAGCGGGATTATTGCAGAGTTTTATCATTTCCGTAGTTATTTCGCTTGCCGTGGGAATGGTTTCCACGATCAGTGGATTTCTGATCAGTAGAGCGGTATTTTACCATAAAAACAAGCGGATTTTGACCCTTTTTGCCTATTTTCCATATGTTTTGGCTCCGGTGGTTTTCGGCGCATGCCTTAGTTTTTTCTTTCTGAAAATTGGTTTGTTTGGGAATGTGACCGGTGTGATCGTGGCGCAGTTTCTGGTCGCTTTTCCGTACGCGCTGATCTTTTTTGGCAGCTTCTGGAACAAAAAAATAAAAAGCTATGAAGATCTGGTCGCCACTTTGGGAGGTACTTCACGGCAAACCTTTTTTAAGGTCTTGCTTCCACTCGCTAAAAGCATGCTCCTCATCTGTTTTTTTCAGACCTTTTTGATCTCCTGGTTCGAGTACGGCCTTACCTCAATTATTGGCGTGGGCAAAGTGCAGACGCTCACCATAAAAGTATTTCTATTTATTAAAGAAGCCAATTATTATTACGGCGCGCTGAGTTGCTGCCTGCTTATTTTTCCACCCGTGGTGCTGTTGTATTTCAACAAGCGCTACGTATTTAAAAATCTTGTTTGATGTTTCTTGAAGTCCAGCATATCACAAAAAGTTTTAATTACGAGCATGTAGTCAAGGATCTCAATTTTACCCTTGATGCGCATAAAACGCTGAGTATTCTAGGCAAATCTGGGTGTGGAAAAACCACGATGCTAAAAATAATCGCCGGACTCATAAAACCTGATTCTGGCACACTTTTGCTTAAAGGGGAAGACGTTACAAACGCGCGTCCAGAAAAAAGAAATATCGTGTATTTATATCAGGAAGATTTACTGTTTCCGCATTTAAATGCCTTTGAAAATATTGCCTTTGGCCTTCGGCTGAAAAAAATTCCAGAACCCCAAATCAATGAAAAAGTTGATCATATGATCGCGAGTCTAGAATTACATGGTCAGGCCAGTAAGATGCCCACGCAGCTTTCGGGGGGACAGCGGCAACGGGTGTCTTTTGGCAGGGCCATAATAACAAATCCGTCGTTGCTTTTGCTCGACGAACCCTTTGGCAGCCTTGATGCCGGCACACGCCAGCGCATGCAGCAACTCTTTAAGAAATTGACCCAGGAGTTTAAAATCACTTCGCTTTTTGTGACCCACGATCTTAAGGAAGCGGTACTCATGGGAGATGAGATCGGTTTTATGCGCGCCGGAAATTTACAGGTCTATAAAGACAAAAAGGATTTTATAAACGATCCCGAAACTGGCGTGCAGGAGGAAATGAAGTATTGGAAGAGTTTGGGAGGATAAATGACGTAGGACCTAAGACTTTTTGACTCAAGACTAAAAATTAACCCTGGTACGTCATGCTAAATTTAATTCAGCATCACACTAGTTACGCTTAGGATGAGACCCTGAACCTAATTCAGGGTGACGCGTCTGGGAATTGAAAAAAGCTGAGAGAATACGGTAATGTGGCATTAAAGATAAAATTGTCTTATGTCCTACGTCAAACTATCTTATATCTCTTTAATTATAATTGAAATGATTATGACAAAAAAACAAGTTTGGATAGATACTGACCTCGCTGCGGGGATGAAAAGAGTCAACGCCGAAGGCTTTAGCGATGTGGATGACGCGTATGCGATCCTCCAATTAATGAAAGCTGAAAATGTTGAAATAGTGGGAATGAGCGCTGTTTTTGGCAATACGCCATTAGAAAACGCATTCCCCCTTTGCCAAAAAATGAACACGGAATTTGCCGGGGGAAAAATCCCCGTTCATAGTGGCGCAGCGGAAGCGCTCAACCTACACGAGATAAAAACCAATGACGCCGTGGAAGCGCTCGCGAGCGCCCTTAAAAAGCAAAAAATGATTGTTCTGGCCATTGGCCCGGCAACGAATATTGCACTTTTACTTTTACGTTATCCCGAGCTTAAAACCCAGATTGAAGAAGTTGTTCTGGTTGCCGGTCGTCGCAAGGAAACCGATCATTTCGCCATTGGTAACCAGGGCAGGCGTGCGCAGGACCTTAATTTTGATCTGGATAACGATGCATTTCGGGTACTCTTTGAAAGCGGGGTTAAGGTAGTTCTTTGTCCGTTTGAGATCTCGAATAAAGTCTGGTTAAAAAAGGCAGATCTTGACCAACTCGCGCAAGGCGACGCAGGCAACAAATGGCTTGCCGAAGTATCGCAAAACTGGCTTGCGCAATGGATACATCTGGGCGCAGACGGTTTTAATCCTTTTGATGTGCTAGCCAGTCACTATATCAGCGCCCCAGAAGATTTGGTTATGGAAGAATTGAATGCCCATCTTGAAATTTATCCCGATGACACCGTCCCGGAAAACGACCGAAAAGCATATAAAAACTACCTTTTATGTGATAAAAATGCCGGTTTTCCGGTGATGTATTGTTATGATGTGGTTGCGGATTATCATGAAAGATTAATGGCGAGTTTTTGAGATTTAAAGACCATTTTCGGGCCAAAAAATACTGATTTTAAGCTGAAATTGACGAATTTTAGGAAAAGTAGAATATGAAAACACTAGCCAACATAAAAAATCAATTGATTGATAAAATTTTATTGACAGATAATGCCGATTTACTTTCTGCGATCGATTCTATTTTTAACGCTACTCAAACAAGTGATTCTTTAAAATTAGATTCTTATCAATTGGAAATGCTGATGATGAGCGAAAAAGATATCGAAAATGGCAATTTGATCTCAGAGGCTGACCTAGAAAAAGAAGATGCTAAATGGATGGATTAGCTCTTTTTTGGACGGCAACTGCTAAAAAACAGCGCAATTATGTTTTTGATTATTGGAATAACCGAAATAAAAGTAAAAATTATTCTCGAAAACTAAACCTTTCCATAAGAGAGCGAACCAAATTATTGAAAAAAAATCCGGAAATGGGCAAGAAAATCGATTATGCAGAAATGCGCTCAATTTCAATGGGTCATTATTCAATAATCTACAAAATAGCTGCCGAAGCGATAATAATTATAGCTTTTTGGGACAATAGGCAAAATCCCAAGAAACTACTCAACTTTTTGAAAAATAATTGAACATGCATGTTCATAAATTTGGAAAATAACACTTCAATCCTAAAATATGGTCGGTTCTCGTTTGATAAAATTCATCCATGAGCCGTGAATTTATTTCAGTGTCGCATAAGAGAAATAACATGAGCGTGATGCTGAACTAAATTCAGCAGGACGCAACAAAGATTAAAATGCAAAAACTCACCACAAACACACCCCAACTCGAAGCCTACCTTAAAAGTCAAGGTTGGTTACAAGCGCAAGAATATATCGCCACCATCGAAAAACCGGGCGAGGGCAACATGAACTTTACGTTGCGCGTGGATACCGGTGAACGCACCTTTATCATTAAACAAAGCCGCGGTTATGTAGAGAAATATCCTCAGGTAGAAGCACCCGAAAAAAGGGCGCTTATGGAGGCCGAATTTTACGCATTGACTTCAAAAAACACGCACTTGAAAGGGATGATGCCCAATTTAATCGCGGTTGACACAACCAATAATGTGCTCCAACTGGAAGATCTGGGCAGCGGTAAAGATTACAGTTTTCTGTACCAAAAGGGAAAAACCATAGCTGAAGACGAACTTTTTCAGCTTATGGATTACGTGGCGCAACTGCATAACATAACGGCAGGAGCTGTAGAAAACCCCATTTCAAATCCCGATATGCGCGCGCTCAACCACGAGCATATTTTTGTTTATCCCTATATGGAAAACAATGGTCTTGACCTGGATGCGATCCTACCAGGACTTGCCTCTGTGGGCGCTACGTTTAAAAAAGACACGGAACTTCAGCGTAAATTAAAAACACTTGGCGAACTCTATTTGGCTGATGGGGATCATTTATTACACGGTGATTATTTTCCCGGAAGTTGGTTGAAAACCACTCAAGGTATCAAAATCATCGATCCCGAATTCTGCTTTTTTGGTCCGCCGGAATTTGAAATTGGGATCACTATTGCACATCTTAAAATGGCAGATCAGCCTGAAAAACTGGTGAAAAGTGCCCTAAAACAGTATAAAAAACAGGCAAAACTGGACGAAAATCTGAAAAAACAGTTCACCGCTGCCGAAATTTTACGCCGTATTTTAGGACTGGCGCAGCTTCCGCTGGAAATTGATTTGGCAAAGCGAAAAGAACTGGTTGAAGAAGCGAGAAATGTAATTCTTAACACATGATTTTAATTTGAAACAGATTCAAAAAAGAGAAGAGAGAAGAGAGAAGAGAGAAGAGAGAAAAGAGAAGAGAACAAAGAAAGTTCCATGAATCTTTATTCTCTGTTCTATTTTCTTTGTTCTAAAAATAAATGTTATGAAAAGCAATTTTGAAGAGTATTACTGTATTTACTGGGTGTTTACGCAACTTTGCAACGATCACTGCGACCATTGTTACAACAACAGCGGGCCGCAGGGAACGCGCATTTCCGAAAAGGACTGTATGGCAATCATCGGTAATTTGCCCAGTGGTTTAAAGCAGATCATTTTAAGCGGCGGCGAACCGCTGGCTGACAAGAAATTGTTGTACGCGATTCTGGATAAACTGGCTCAAAAGTATAAAAACAAACTTTTTGTCACGCTTCAGTTTAATGGCGATTTACTCAATCCCGAAGTGCTGCAAACATTGATTGAAAAGGGGGTTGATCGTTTTTCTATCGCAAGTATAGATCGCTATCATAAAAAGCAAGGTGCGCGCAAAGAAGAACTGTCAGGTTTATTTGAAAGCAAAGGGATCGAATTTGTGGAAGGCCAACCTAAGATCACTACCGAAGCCAAGGAAAAGGATATACTTTCCAGACCACTTTCCTACGGATTTTTTGGCGCTACCGAAGATATGTGGCTGGGCGGAAACTGGGCCCGTGGCCGTGCGCTTGAAAAAGATATTTGGTTAAAAGATGGCACGCACAACTTTTGTGCGATCCATTCTGGCGCGCGTGGGTTTCTGGGGCATGAAGATGCTAACGTAATGCAGGAACTTTCTATCCAGTTATGGAAGATCAATCCCTGCTGCCCAGGCACAAAAGTGCCTATGGGCGACGCCCGCAAAGAAAGGGTTTCTGAAGTTCTGGAACGTATGTCGAAACACGAAGTGATGCAAAAACTCAATAAAGGTGACATTTATGGCGTGGGAGAAAGCATCGGTATTTCAGCAAAAGAAGGACTGCAACGTGCCATCGAGACCGGTAATGTATGCCTGTGGTGCGATGCGTTTTTCGGAAAATATTACGACATGAAAAAACAGGAACCTAAAACAGCGAAAGTCTATACGCAAAAACTGGATATCTAAAGACTGTTTTAAAAATTAAGTGAATCATTAAAGTATTCTTAAAGATTAGCCTCAGGATTTGAAAACCGTTAATTGTTCTGAAATAAAGTAGTACTTTTCATTAAAAATAAGAAACTATGTCTACTAAGAATCTATTCAGCAAAGAGGCGAAAGATAAAATTAAAGAAATGGCAGAATCCATTGATTTTACCATGATGGCAACTGATCTAAAAAACACTCCTTTTCATACCGTGCCCATGAGTACCAAAAAGGTGGATGATATGGGTTCTGTATGGTTTTTGAGTCTAAGGGACAGCGAACATAACAGCCATATAAAAACTTTTGGGGATGTACATTTGACCTACAGCGATCCTTCGGGAATGGAATTTCTTACAATATACGGTACTGCAGAAATACGCACCGAAAAAGTACTTTTGGAAGAATTTTACGGGAAAACAGATGATAACTGGTTTGATGGTGTAAATGATCCCAACCTTACCGCAATACAGGTTAAACCGCAAGAGGCGCATTACTGGGAACCGAAAAGCGGCAAATTTGTAGCGCTTTTGAAAATGGGCGTAGGCGCCGTGACCGGGAAAAAGCCAGATGTTAGCAATGAAGGTGATTTAAAAGTTTAAAATGCTTAATTAGGTGTTTATTAAGAAAGCCCCTGAATTTTTAAAAATTCCAGGGGCTTTTACATTTTAAAGGCAATTCTTCGGTTAGTTATGTAGTTTTATTCCATTGCATCATATAAAACCTGCTGAATCTGGGTACGTGTATTTAAGAAATAAAGCCTTGTATTCTCTCGTGTGGGCAACACACGGTTAGAAAGAAAAAGATACAATAAATCTTTTTCAGGATCCATCCAGACCATGATGCCCGTAAAACCGGTATGGCCGAAACTGGCTTTGCTTGCATCCTCTGCCGTATTGCTATCCACTTCCTTATATTCCAGATAAGGCTTATCAAAGCCGATGCCGCGGTAATTGTCATTTTCGGGAAATTGTACCGTGCTCCACTCTTTTAAAGTTTCTGGATCAATATAGCGCTCGCCGCCGTACGCTCCCATATTTAGGTACATCTGCATCAGTTTTGCCAGATCGTTTGCATTTGCAAAAAGGCCTGCATTTGCTGAAACGCCTCCCATCATTATCGCTCCTTCATCGTGTACGCTGCCATGAATGGGCTCATGCCGAAATTGATAATCATGTTCTGTGGGAACGATACGGTTCAGTTTAAATTTTTCCGAAGGATTATACCCTAAGGTCACCGCACCCAGTTTGTCATAAAAGTGTGCATGAATATAATCCTGAAAATCTTCGCCGGTGATATTTTCAACAATAGTGGGCAACAGATAAAACGCCAGACCGGAATACTTATATTTTGCTTCCGGCAGCAAAGGCGATTTTTTAATCGCTTTAAAAATTTTCTCTTTGTAGTTGCGGTGCAGCCACATTTGATCATTTACTTTAGTGGGAAAACGCCGCGAAGAGTCCTTTTTAAACGTGTACCACTTGTAACTACCATTCTCGCGCAAGGTATTTTTCCAGTAAGGAATCCACGGTTGCAACCGGGCCTGGTGCGTTAAAATCTGCCGGAAGGTAATGCCAGCCTTGTTGGAGTGTTTAAAAGAGGGCAAATAAGCGTCAATTCCATTATCCAGATCGAACTTTCCCTCATCACTCAGTTCCATAAGTGCTGGCAGCGCGGAAGATATTTTTGTTACCGAAGCCAGATCGTACAGATCAGTCTTTTTTACTTTTACCGTATCACTATATTGATGCAGCCCGTAGGCTTTGTGAAAAACCACTTTTTGATCTTTTGCAACAAAAATTTGTCCGCCGGGAATGGCTTTCGCATCCATCGCTTGCTTCATCAGAGAATCTATACGTTTATGCAACACTTTAGAATGCATCCCGGCATCTTCGGGCAACGTGTATTTAAAACGCAGACCGCCCTTTACGTCCATTCCGTCGCCACTTTTAAACTTCTCTCCCACACTTACCGGTAATTTCCCGGAAGCATCGATGCCGCCAAAAATAAGTTGGGCAGCCAGTTCCTCCGTGGTTTCAGAATCCTGATACGCTACAATGAGCACAGCAGAGTTTTCAATACCTTCCAGTTTATTGAGCACATACGGATTTTTGAAAATACTGAATAAGGTATTTTTCTTTTGTGAAATAGCCTCTATAAACTGTTGCACTTCCGTGGA
It contains:
- a CDS encoding glycoside hydrolase family 3 N-terminal domain-containing protein — encoded protein: MNKLTRFAGFWGILVLFLPVFSVFAQEKSSTPPVFLEYTHSAWVDSIVKTLTPQERIAQLFMLPAYSTPENTNDKPVLDLIKNHKIGGIIFMQGGPVNQVKLMNRFQAASQVPLLGATDAEWGLGMRLDSTMSFPYQMALGAIQGEELIQDMGVEIARQLKNVGLQLNFAPVVDVNNNPDNPVINYRSFGENKENVAKKGIAYMKGMQQEQVLTTAKHFPGHGDTATDSHYGLPQINHTTQRLDSLELYPFKALIKAGVGGVMVAHLNIPAMDSTGVASTLSKPIISGILQDKLGFQGLIVTDAMNMKGVTVGNEIGVVDKRALVAGNDLIEFTENVAKAIKEIEKAVKNGEISQAEIDERCRKILAVKQWVGLNNYKPLPTENLVEKLYTPEAQLLNRNLVEASLTVLKNDKNLIPLRKLDTLKIASLSIGRDQKTTFQQSLDLYAKVRHFNLPEQAGSLETKMLMKQLKEYNVVLIGLHDHSLRPQNSLRISTEVQQFIEAISQKKNTLFSIFKNPYVLNKLEGIENSAVLIVAYQDSETTEELAAQLIFGGIDASGKLPVSVGEKFKSGDGMDVKGGLRFKYTLPEDAGMHSKVLHKRIDSLMKQAMDAKAIPGGQIFVAKDQKVVFHKAYGLHQYSDTVKVKKTDLYDLASVTKISSALPALMELSDEGKFDLDNGIDAYLPSFKHSNKAGITFRQILTHQARLQPWIPYWKNTLRENGSYKWYTFKKDSSRRFPTKVNDQMWLHRNYKEKIFKAIKKSPLLPEAKYKYSGLAFYLLPTIVENITGEDFQDYIHAHFYDKLGAVTLGYNPSEKFKLNRIVPTEHDYQFRHEPIHGSVHDEGAIMMGGVSANAGLFANANDLAKLMQMYLNMGAYGGERYIDPETLKEWSTVQFPENDNYRGIGFDKPYLEYKEVDSNTAEDASKASFGHTGFTGIMVWMDPEKDLLYLFLSNRVLPTRENTRLYFLNTRTQIQQVLYDAME